From a single Rhinolophus ferrumequinum isolate MPI-CBG mRhiFer1 chromosome 15, mRhiFer1_v1.p, whole genome shotgun sequence genomic region:
- the DMWD gene encoding dystrophia myotonica WD repeat-containing protein: MAAGGAEGGSGPGAAMGDCAEIKSQFRTREGFYKLLPGDGAARRSGPASAQTPAPPQPPQPPPGPASGPGAAGPASSPPPAGPGPALPAVRLSLVRLGEPDGAGEPPATPAGLGTGGDRVCFNLGRELYFYPGCCRRGSQRSIDLNKPIDKRIYKGTQPTCHDFNQFTAATETISLLVGFSAGQVQYLDLIKKDTSKLFNEERLIDKTKVTYLKWLPESESLFLASHASGHLYLYNVSHPCASAPPQYSLLKQGEGFAVYAAKSKAPRNPLAKWAVGEGPLNEFAFSPDGRHLACVSQDGCLRVFHFDSMLLRGLMKSYFGGLLCVCWSPDGRYVVTGGEDDLVTVWSFTEGRVVARGHGHKSWVNAVAFDPYTTRAEEAAAASGEGEPSGEEEEEEEEPEATGPGSGGGAPLSPMPKAGSITYRFGSAGQDTQFCLWDLTEDVLYPHPPLARTRTLPSTPGTTPPVASSSRGGEPGPGPLPRSLSRSNSLPHPAGSGKAGGPGAVTEPGTPFSIGRFATLTLQERRDRGAEKEHKRYHSLGNISRGGGGGSSSGDKPSGPVPRSRLDPAKVLGTALCPRIHEVPLLEPLVCKKIAQERLTVLLFLEDCIITACQEGLICTWARPGKAFTDEETEAQAGEGSWPRSPSKSVVEGISSQAGNSPSGTVV, translated from the exons ATGGCGGCGGGCGGCGCGGAGGGCGGCTCGGGCCCCGGCGCCGCCATGGGGGACTGCGCGGAGATCAAGTCTCAGTTCCGCACCCGCGAGGGCTTCTACAAGCTGCTCCCCGGCGACGGCGCCGCTCGCAGGTCGGGTCCGGCTTCCGCCCAGACCCCGGCGCCGCCCCAGCCGCCGCAGCCCCCGCCGGGCCCTGCCTCCGGCCCCGGCGCCGCGGGCCCCGCGTCGTCCCCGCCGCCCGCAGGTCCCGGGCCCGCGCTGCCCGCCGTGCGCCTCAGCCTCGTGCGTCTCGGGGAGCCCGACGGGGCCGGGGAGCCGCCCGCCACGCCCGCGGGGCTGGGGACCGGAGGAGACCGCGTCTGCTTCAACTTGGGCCGCGAGCTCTATTTCTACCCGGGCTGCTGCCGCCGCGGGAGCCAACGG TCGATTGACCTCAACAAGCCAATTGACAAGCGGATCTATAAGGGCACCCAGCCCACCTGCCATGACTTCAACCAGTTCACTGCTGCCACAGAGACCATCTCCCTGCTGGTGGGGTTCTCAGCTGGCCAGGTACAGTACCTGGATCTCATCAAGAAGGACACCAGCAAGCTATTCAATGAAGAG CGGCTGATCGACAAGACCAAGGTGACATATCTGAAGTGGCTGCCTGAGTCGGAGAGCCTGTTCCTGGCATCACACGCCAGCGGCCACCTGTACCTGTACAACGTCAGCCACCCATGTGCCTCGGCACCGCCCCAGTACAGCCTGCTGAAGCAGGGGGAGGGCTTCGCTGTCTACGCTGCCAAGAGCAAGGCGCCCCGCAACCCACTGGCCAAGTGGGCGGTGGGCGAGGGGCCCCTCAACGAGTTTGCATTCTCGCCCGATGGCCGGCATCTGGCCTGTGTCAGCCAGGACGGCTGCCTGCGCGTCTTCCACTTCGACTCCATGCTCCTTCGGGGGCTCATGAAGAGCTACTTTGGGGGCCTGCTCTGCGTGTGCTGGAGCCCCGACGGGCGCTACGTCGTGACAGGTGGTGAGGATGACCTGGTCACCGTGTGGTCCTTCACTGAGGGCCGCGTGGTGGCCCGTGGCCACGGCCACAAGTCCTGGGTCAATGCTGTGGCCTTTGACCCTTACACCACGAGGGCTGAGGAGGCGGCAGCCGCCAGTGGTGAGGGGGAACCGagtggtgaggaggaggaggaggaggaggagccagagGCCACGGGCCCAGGCTCGGGAGGGGGAGCCCCCCTGTCGCCGATGCCCAAGGCCGGCTCCATCACCTACCGCTTTGGCTCCGCTGGCCAAGACACGCAGTTCTGCCTGTGGGACCTCACCGAAGATGTGCTTTACCCACACCCACCCTTGGCTCGCACCCGCACACTTCCCAGCACGCCTGGCACCACACCACCTGTCGCCAGCAGTTCTCGGGGTGGCGAGCCAGGCCCCGGGCCCCTGCCACGCTCGCTGTCCCGCTCTAACAGCCTTCCTCACCCAGCGGGCAGTGGCAAGGCGGGCGGCCCAGGCGCGGTGACAGAGCCAGGCACGCCATTCAGCATCGGCCGTTTCGCCACACTCACGCTGCAGGAGCGGCGAGACCGGGGCGCTGAGAAGGAGCACAAGCGCTACCACAGCCTGGGCAACATCAGCCGGGGGGGCGGCGGGGGCAGCAGCAGCGGGGACAAGCCCAGCGGCCCCGTGCCCCGCAGCCGGCTGGACCCAGCCAAGGTGCTGGGCACAGCGCTGTGCCCGCGCATCCATGAGGTGCCGCTGCTCGAGCCCCTGGTGTGCAAGAAGATCGCCCAGGAGCGGCTAACGGTCCTCCTGTTCCTGGAGGACTGCATCAtcaccgcctgccaggagggcctCATCTGCACCTGGGCCCGGCCGGGCAAGGCG TTCACAGACGAGGAGACCGAGGCCCAGGCAGGGGAAGGAAGTTGGCCCAGGTCACCCAGCAAGTCAGTGGTAGAG GGCATCTCCTCTCAAGCAGGCAACTCCCCAAGCGGCACAGTGGTGTGA